The DNA sequence AACCACTTCCTCCACAAAATGCTTGGTGCAGTGAGGTGGTGGCGAAGGGCAGCTTGAAATGAAAGGTCAAAAGCCTTACAGGAAATGTGAATTTAGCTGCACAGTTCACAGACTGTGGACAATTGATTCCATACTACCACTAGCTTACATGTTTGAGTCACCATTTTCTAATTCATAATATACACAAGCTAGAGGTCCTAAAGAAAGTCCTATATCAATGAGCTCTATTAATCATCCTTTTAGCTACAGGACTGACATCAAGGTGGAGAATCCTCTACAGCAATATCCTCATGGCTGTTCatggaagagtttgttccatCAGAGCCAACAGCATCCAGAAGAGGGACAGGGTCATCCATTTCAACATGATTCATCTCAGGTTCAGAGTTCTGAATACTATTTTCTGGGTCACCGGCTTCTCCCTCAGATTCTTCCACCAGTTTGCCCTTGGATTCTTCTTTTTCATATAAGAAGTTGCAAATCATGTTTGGCCTGCTGTATGAGAAATCTTTGTCCTTAAGTTCCAGCCATTCCACACCACCACCTGATAAACAAAAAGAGCAGGGGGCAGTAATCAGGATGGGAGTGAGTGGAAAGAGAATTTTATAACTGataatatagaaatataaataaataaataaataaataaataaatattatattatatattcacATTTATCGCTTCCAGCTGGATTGCACTTGGTGTGTGTGGCTTTTTAATTGAGTACAGGCAAATTGTTGGCAATTATGACTGTCAAGCTCCAGATATATTATCAGTGCATTTGAAATAGTAATCAATAGAAAACTATATAGGAGAAGCtgaataacaaataaacaatgaaatactaCTGCATTAGAAGGATTGTTTAGTTCGTTGTTGTGGTTCACAATGGTTATATTTAACCATGATTTCTTTCCATAATGGAGAGAAAGTCCACTGCCAAATTTGGAAATTTAAATAGCCATTATTCACCTCCAGATTATTTGTTCATAGGATCTTCTTATCATGAACACATGCAATTGAAAATTTTATATCAGTCTGATATACAGAAGCAGGCATCTTTGACAATAAATGCAATTGTTCTTATATATATTACAGATCAGTCAGCTAATCTACAGAAAGGGCTGATGAGTGATCTTTATGTTGTTTCAGGTTTGGAGTACCATGTCTTGGCAATACATGATACATGCCTTTTTCTATTTTGTAGCTCACAATAACTAAAATATTATTCTGTCTTCAAGCAAGAGTACACAGTAGGGTTTCTCAAACTGGCTATCAGGATTGGTGGGTATCCTAGTGATATCAGTTGAGGGGTACGTCTCttgggaaataaataattaaggcTCAGGAGGTCCGAATGTGTGGGTCCAGACCTTAGTGGAATAATTGGAAGAGAGGAGTAAATCTAGTTACTTCAGATTGGAAATAGGTGGTGCAAAGAGAGTATGTTTTTGTCATAAGCCAGGGAAGAGGAAGATAAGTGCAACAGTCTGTGGGTACAGCTTGCAGAACAGAAGGAGGTGAGAAAACAATACAGAAGTGTATGGAACATAGGCAATGAAGTTTCTAGACTGGGAAGGCAGCAAAATCACATTTATTAACTGAGGGTAATTTTTAAGAATTGAAGCACCtgtgttttcttctccttccttcttctctgtgAGGAGTGTCCGTGTCATCTTCAGCTTCTTCATTGTGTGGCACTTATATTTTAGCTGTAGCTTTTGGTTACCTTCTGCATCTactagaaagaaaatatattacaTATTGATATTTAATGGCCAACTTTACTATTTGAAATGTGTTCTTGTTCTAAACTTTTCTATGTCTTTGAAAAGCTCTAATCTGAAATATCACCTACCATGATCTTTGTTTTCTTCAAACACCACACAGGTACCAAGAGTATCTGGGGATGACAGTTAACATTTTATTAAGCAATAACATAGGCTTCTTGTTAGAAGAATATTTCAACTAGTCATATCTACtgaattaaaatacaatgaaGTCAGGATATGTAAAACTGTTGGAAATGCACTGCTATGCTTTAACTGAGGACATAGACTGGCATTCCCACCCTCCCCGCATGTGCCTGGCACAGGTACAACATTTATGGttgccttccctcctcctccccaccctggctttttttgtattttttttttagttatacatgagtatatacagtacttttaaaattagaaagaCAGCTAAGAAATACTGAGAacaataaaaa is a window from the Sceloporus undulatus isolate JIND9_A2432 ecotype Alabama chromosome 1, SceUnd_v1.1, whole genome shotgun sequence genome containing:
- the GTF3C6 gene encoding general transcription factor 3C polypeptide 6 isoform X1; the encoded protein is MAAAEREQEGEEVQVEEQLVMVELSGIIDSDFLEKCENKCKILGIDTERPILQVDRYVFTGEYEDTLGTCVVFEENKDHVDAEGNQKLQLKYKCHTMKKLKMTRTLLTEKKEGEENTGGGVEWLELKDKDFSYSRPNMICNFLYEKEESKGKLVEESEGEAGDPENSIQNSEPEMNHVEMDDPVPLLDAVGSDGTNSSMNSHEDIAVEDSPP
- the GTF3C6 gene encoding general transcription factor 3C polypeptide 6 isoform X3 translates to MEDLQCYNIVVMEQLVMVELSGIIDSDFLEKCENKCKILGIDTERPILQVDRYVFTGEYEDTLGTCVVFEENKDHVDAEGNQKLQLKYKCHTMKKLKMTRTLLTEKKEGEENTGGGVEWLELKDKDFSYSRPNMICNFLYEKEESKGKLVEESEGEAGDPENSIQNSEPEMNHVEMDDPVPLLDAVGSDGTNSSMNSHEDIAVEDSPP
- the GTF3C6 gene encoding general transcription factor 3C polypeptide 6 isoform X2, giving the protein MAAAEREQEGEEVQVEEQLVMVELSGIIDSDFLEKCENKCKILGIDTERPILQVDRYVFTGEYEDTLGTCVVFEENKDHDAEGNQKLQLKYKCHTMKKLKMTRTLLTEKKEGEENTGGGVEWLELKDKDFSYSRPNMICNFLYEKEESKGKLVEESEGEAGDPENSIQNSEPEMNHVEMDDPVPLLDAVGSDGTNSSMNSHEDIAVEDSPP
- the GTF3C6 gene encoding general transcription factor 3C polypeptide 6 isoform X5, translated to MAAAEREQEGEEVQVEGIDTERPILQVDRYVFTGEYEDTLGTCVVFEENKDHDAEGNQKLQLKYKCHTMKKLKMTRTLLTEKKEGEENTGGGVEWLELKDKDFSYSRPNMICNFLYEKEESKGKLVEESEGEAGDPENSIQNSEPEMNHVEMDDPVPLLDAVGSDGTNSSMNSHEDIAVEDSPP
- the GTF3C6 gene encoding general transcription factor 3C polypeptide 6 isoform X4, giving the protein MAAAEREQEGEEVQVEGIDTERPILQVDRYVFTGEYEDTLGTCVVFEENKDHVDAEGNQKLQLKYKCHTMKKLKMTRTLLTEKKEGEENTGGGVEWLELKDKDFSYSRPNMICNFLYEKEESKGKLVEESEGEAGDPENSIQNSEPEMNHVEMDDPVPLLDAVGSDGTNSSMNSHEDIAVEDSPP